The Nostoc sp. 'Peltigera membranacea cyanobiont' N6 genome contains the following window.
GAAGGAATTTCCACAGATGAAGATTGCGGCGATGGAGCCTCTACCCTTTCGTCCCCTAACTGAAACTGAAGACGAAGCTTTGGTTAAAAAGATTAATTCTAGTGGTGCCAGTGCCGTCTTGGTATCCCTGGGATGTCCTAAGCAAGAAAATTGGATAGCTCAACATAAGGGTAAGATACAAGCTGTGATGATTGGACTGGGTGGAGTTTTTCCAGTTTATGCAGGAATTCACAAGCGTGCGCCCCGCATAATTCGAGACTTAGGACTTGAATGGCTGTATCGATGGATTCAAGAACCGCGCCGACTTTGCAGCCGCTATGCTAAGACCATTCCACTATTTCTATGGCTGGCTACAAAGCAACTACTATCATCAAGTCGGATTGCAGCAGTCTTCCTTCACGAGACTGGGGATTAAGAAAAAGTGAAAAGAAATAATCTAGTTGCCCCTAGCTTTGATATTCAAAGCTAGGGGCAGCTTTTTGAGCTTAAATTTTATAGTAAAAATCCATTATCTGAAATAAACCATTAAAGTACTTGACATTAACCTAGGACTAAGTGTTATATTAACTAGAGTAAGCGCGTTGGGGCGTCGCCAAGTGGTAAGGCAGCGGGTTTTGGTCTCGCCATCCCTGGGTTCGAATCCTAGCGCCCCAGTAAATCTAGAAGACAGGTATGAAAGCCTGTCTTCTAGATTTTTTAATTAAATATTTTAAGATGCATTGAAACGCATCTAATTCTATAAATGTTACTTATCAGGCGATTTGAGAGCTCGATCGAGAATCTGGCGAGCCTGTTCTGCTTTAGATCGCGCTTCTTGGTAACGCACATTAGCTTGAGCAAAATTTTTGAGGACTTTAAAACCTTCCTTGAGTCGATTAATTTCCTCTTCAGTCACCGAATCATCGGTGAATAGAACGTCAACCGCTTTGCGAATTTCTAACGCTTCAGATCGTGACTCTTGAACTTTTAGCTTGAGTGTAGCTAGGTTACTTAAAACCTGGACAGCTTGTGTAATGGTATCCTCACCGCTAGCAGTATCAATAGGTGACTCTTTAACCTCAATTAATTGTTGAGGGCCAAATCCTTCTTCTAGTTCCGTGGGTAGCTTACCTGCATCCATCAGTTCCATCAGTTGATCCATTGCTTTATCACGGGCTTTGGCTGAATCTTTTCCAGAAACAGTAAGGATAATTTCTGGACTTTGAGCGAGAGTATATTGAACCATATTTGAGCAGAAAATTTGCTGGTTAACCAAGCTGAGGGAAACAATTATAACATGTTGCGTGTCAGGTCATTTGTTGGTTTATCTGTTTCGATGTCGGGTTGCCAAATTGATGTAATTTCATCCTTTATTCCTACCTGGGCTAAGTCGATCAAAATAAAACTTTATACTTAAGAATAGGGTAATAAGTTTCAACAGGAGGGGAGAGCAATGGCTCCCAATCCCACCATCATGCAGGCTGTGGAAAAACTGGGCTACCGTGTCACCGTTGGTGATGTGGCAACCCAGGCAGGATTGAACGTCGCTGAAGCTAATCAAAGCTTGTTGGCCCTGGCATCTGATGCTGGCGGACATTTGCAGGTAGCGGATTCAGGTGATATAGTTTACCTTTTTCCTCAAAATTTTCGAGCAATTTTACGTAATAAATACTTCCAGTTACAATTGCAGGAATGGTGGAAAAAGGTCTGGAGTGTACTGTTTTATCTGATTCGCATTTCTTTTGGAATTTTCTTAACTGTTTCCATCGCTCTGATAACTGTTACTATCTTCATTATCATTACTGCTGCCAATTCAGACCGTAACGGCGAAAATCGGGGCAGTAATTCTGGTGGTGGGGGTTTCTTCTATTTTCCAAATTTATTCTGGTATCTTAGCCCAAATTATGAGACTCACTACCAGGAACGACGACGTGGAAGCCGAGAAGAAAGCAATCTGAATTTCTTTGAAGCCATATTTTCATTTTTGTTTGGCGATGGGAATCCTAACGCCAAATTAGACGAACGTCGCTGGCAAGAAATTGCTACGGTGATTCGGAGTAATCGTGGCGCAGTGGTAGCAGAACAAATTGCCCCATACTTGGATGATATTGGTGAAGGATATACAAGAGAGTACGAAGATTACATGCTGCCCGTTCTGACACGATTTAATGGGCAACCAGCGGTAAGTCCCGAAGGACAAATTGTTTATTACTTCCCAGAGTTACAGGTGAGTGCAGTTAAAAAGCGCCGTCATTCAATCTCACCTTACTTAGAGGAATTGCCTTGGCGTTTTAGTGCCGCAAGTTCAGGGCAAATTATGTTGAGTGCGGGGTTGGGTGTATTAAATTTTGTTGGTGCTTTAGTATTAGGAAGTTTGTTGAGAGATGGCACTGTTGCTGTCCAATTGGGTGGACTAGTAGCTTTTGTGCAAGGAATTTATTGGCTGCTATTGGCTTACGGAGCAGGTTTCTTAGGTATACCGTTATTGCGTTATTTCTGGATTCGGTGGCGTAATCCCAAAATTGCCGATCGCAACCGCGATCGCCTTTCTAGATCGCGGCTATTGGCAGATCCTGATGCACCTTTGCAACAAAAAATCAACTATGCCCAACAATTTGCCACAGAAAAAGTCATTAGTAAGGAAGATTTAGTCTATTCTAGCGAAACTGACTTACTCGACCAGGAAGTTGAGCGTTCTGCACAGATTGATGCTGAATGGCAACGGCGGTTAGACGAGTCATAAGCAATTCGCTCAGTCAAAGCCCTGGTTGACTTTGAACTTGAATACTACCTTTGCGTGCTTGGACGATCGCCATTAACTCGGTAGATAAGATGCGTTTCCCCTGATTTATCCACCTTGAGGTTTTGATAGTGCTTGTAATTCTTCCCAAGTGTAGTGACGGGGTAGTTCAATTGGTTTGTCATTGGCTCCTAATCTCAATCCAATTGTTGGCTGGAGTTCTTCAATGAATTCCTCGGTGTATCCCGCTAGCTGATTACCTGCAACGCCACCGACGATCGCTCCTGCAACCCCAGCGATCGCAGCACCAACTTTACCACCAATTGAGTGACCGAGTGCGGCTCCTGCTGCGCCACCTCCCACAGCGCCTAAACTTGTAGCTATGGGATGAGAATCTGTTGCAACCGAGCCGATTTGTTGAGATTCAATCTGCGGTTCATCGTTTGTCATCATGTTCCTCCTTGTGATTTCAAGCGTTCAGCTATGCTATCGCCAACGCGCAACGCATTCGCCATAATCGTTAATGTCGGGTTAGCACCTGAATTTGACGGAAAGAAACTACTATCTACGACGTAGAGATTATCAACATCATGAGTACGGCAATTGATGTTAAGGACTGAGGTTTTAGGATCGGTGCCAAATCGACAAGTACCGCATTGATGAGCAACAGCTTCTTCAGGTAAGTTTGTGCGGGGATAAAGGCTAAATGGTAGGGCGTGTTTAGCCGAGTGAGGGATTGATTTTAATACAGATGTCCAACGATGGATTAAGCGATCGCTTGCTTCGGTATTATTCAATGTATATTCAACATGAATCTTGTCACCCACGACGCTAATCCGATTATTTGGATCTGGTAAATCTTCTGTTTGCAACCACCAGCCAACGGATCTTTCCGCAAGCAAATGTCGCTCATACTGAGGAATCAATTTTACAAACGGAGCCATAAGCGGTGGAGCCTCTGCGGGAATCATATCGGCTAGGACATTGCCCGTATTTTGCACCATCCCCATCGGATAAGGAAAATCCGGCTCTCCCCAATAAAAATCGTTGACGGCGATCGTTTTTTGAAAGTTGGCGCGATTCACTTCTAGATGGATGGAAACGATCGCGGTTTCCAACTGTTTCATGAAATTCCGCCCCACTTGAGCGGAACTGTTGGCTAATCCATTAGGATGCTTGTCGTTAGCAGACCTTAATAACAAAGCCGCTGAGTTGACAGAACCACAGGCAACAACCACAATATCACCTGCAAACCAATGCCTCTCCCCGGCAATTTCAGTTTCTACACTTGTCACCTCTCGTCCTGATTCGCTGGTGTGCAACCGCAAGACTTTGGCATTAGTTAAAAGGGTGAAATTAGCATACATTTCGCGGGTAGGACGAATGGCATTGACATCTGCATCGGCTTTTGCATCTACCAGACAGGGATATCCATCAAAGGTATCGCAGCGAATGCAGGGGCTTTTGGTGCGATCGCTTTCATTGAGTTTTAATCCTAATGGTAGATGAAATGGGTAATAACCCAGTTCGCGGATGCCTTCAGCAAGAGACTCCATATCCGGCTCATGACTCACTGGCGGATAGGGATATGGTTCGCTACGAGGTGGTTCGGTGGGATCTTCTCCTTCTTGACCATGCACATCATACAGCTTTTCTGCCTGGGTGTAGTATGGCTCAAAGTCTGAGTACTTGAGCGGCCATTCTGGAGAAATTCCTCCTTTGTGAATTACCCTTTCAAAATCTCGCTCTCGTAATCTAATCAGAGCGGCACCGTAGAGTTTGGTATTGCCGCCAACCCAGTAGCCTGTCTGTGGTTTAAAGGCTTTGCCTTCTTTGTTATACCATTCCTCATCTGTGTGGTAACGGTTTTTTTGATAGACCTCCTCTGGAATCCAGTTAGCTTTCTCTCTGGGCAAAAAATCGCCTCGTTCTAGCACTAGAATTTTTTTACCTGTGGGTGCGAGGCGGTGAGCTAGTGTACCTCCACCGGCTCCCGTACCAATAATGATGATGTCGTAGTGTTCTGTAATGTTCATTAATATATGCAGGAGGTTGCAAATTATTTTTATCTCTGCTTTCTTCTCAATAATGGGCAATATCGCCTGCGGCATAGATGCCATCAGCTAACTGCACGCAAGTATTCATTCCCCTACATCCGCTTCCTTCACAAACTTGCAACCGAGCCACCATCTACCCGATAGTTAGAACCAACCACAAAGCTTGATTGCTCAGAGCAAAGGAATGCAATCACAGCCGCTACTTCTTCGGGTTTACCACGTCGTTTGAGTTCGATGTGAGGGCGCTGTTCATCAAGAAAACTATTAACTGCTTCATCAAAGCTGACACCCAGTTCTTTTGAGCGCTTTTCCATCATTGCGTCAGTCATTGAGGTAGCGATATAGGCAGGAGAAACTGCATTTACCAGTACGCCATCTTTTGCATAAGCTTTAGATAAATTTTTAGCAAGATTCAGTACAGCCGCTTTGCAAGCGCAGTAAGGTATCTCTTCTGGGTAGGGTTGTAGTGCATCTTCCGAACTGATGAGGATGACTCTTCCCCAACCAGCTTCACGCATCGCTCCGATAAAAGCGCGACAGGTGCGTACCGTCGCCATCAAGTCAACGTCAATTGTCTTATACCACTCCTCATCACTCAGTTCGAGGAAATCTCCCGTAGCACCTGTAATTCCTGCTGCATGAACGAGAATGTGAACTGTTCCAAAGCGCTTAAGAATTTGCTCTTTGGCAGCTTCAATTTCTTTAGGCTGAGTGAGGTCTGCTTGAACCGGAAATATTTCTCCAAACTTTCTCAGTTCCTCAGTCGCCTGCTGAAGATTTTCTGAAGTCTTATCGATAATAGTAACCTTTGCACCCTCAAGAGCTAGCAGTTTAGCTGTCGCTTTCCCAATGCCGGAATCACCTCCAGTAACTACAGCGACTTTACCTTTAAGACCAAGATCCATAAGCTATTTCTCTATTTTTTAAATTAGGAACAATTTATGCAAAGCCGATTCATTCAGAGATATTCAGATAATTTTTGCTCGCCCGCTTTAATTACTTTATGTCACAAATTTTTAATTTTCAACTCATCAATGGTATATATCCCAAATGATAAATTCAGCCTTTGGACATAGGTAAACTTGGAAAACAATTGTTTTAACTGAGATTTTTAACTAAGAAGTGGGAAAAACTTTGGCATAGACTGTTTGCTTAAGGCAAGAGACGCGATAAATCGCCGTCTTTACAATAATCAGTCCTTCGTCCTGACGGCGATTTATCGCGTCTTTGGGATCTATTATTTTCATCAAATAACCTTAACCGAACCGTATGGGTTATTTCTATAAGCGAAAAAGACTTCTAATAGAAACGCTCGCTTGAATAAATTAACATAGTTTATTAATTTAAACATTATTTTAATAACAATAAACTATATCTATAGTTTGAGGCATATTATAGGTTATTCAATAATAATTATATTTATAAAAAATACCTGAAATATTATACTTAATAGCTAACACAAAACATGTTTTAATAAAAAACACAAGTGTACTTTGAGAGCAATTTTGTATTTACTTGAACCTGCTATCTATCGACAGTAAGCAAGTTAAATAAGCAGAGATTATTATGGCTAAAACCATTGAGATTTACGACGATCGCTTGCGTGCTATTGTATCTCTAGATGCTTCACTCCAAAAGCTAGCCAACGGTGCAGTTCATAGTGAGGGGCCTGTTTACTTTCACGAAGACAACAGTGTTGTGTGGAGTGATGCTCACGGCAACCGCCTGTTACGTTGGAGTCCTAGCGACGATGTGAGTGTCCTACGCGATCCATCTGATTATCAAAGCGGTAATTACCGTGACTTAGAGGGTCGCTTAGTTGCGTGTTCATCTGGCTTGCGTGCCATCATCCGCCGCGAACACAATGGTGAGTGGAAGGTTTTAGTCGATCGCTACCAAGGCAAACGCCTGAACAGTCCAAATGATTTAGTAGTGAAAAGTGACGGTACAATTTGGTTTACCGATCCGCCTTATGGCATCACCGAGCCAAATCAAGGTTACGGCGGCGAACAGGAACAACCCGGAAATTTTGTATACCGCTTTGATTCAGTAACAGGTGAGATTTATCCAGTAGTAACGGATATGATGCGTCCGAATGGGCTGGCTTTCAGTCCAGACGAAAGCCTCCTGTATGTTTCAGATACAGCTGCGTTTAATATACCTGGGGGGCCTCATGACATCTGCGTGTATGAGTTCGTGGGCAATCGCCATTTGACGAATGGCCGTGTGTTTGCAGTCATCGAACCAGGACAACCCGATGGATTTCGGGTGGATAAGTACGGTAATGTTTTTACTAGTTCTGAAGATAGCGTGCAGATATACGCCCCCGATGGGACTCAGTTGGGAAAAATTCTTGTACCGGAGACACCCACTAATCTGACTTTCGGTGGTAACGAAGGCGATCGCCTTTTTATCACAGCCGGTCATTCCTTATATGCTATCGACCTTAATACCCGTGGTGTACAGCAATGATTTATAAATTTGCGACTGGTGTAGCGATCGCTTTTTTTCTCGGTTCATTTAATTTCCCACAGCTAAGTCCACACTTGTTAAGTTCACTCTCTCCTGTGTATCCTGACGGATTTCCCGGATTAGCACTTTTCCTGCTAAGAGTTAGTCTTGGCTGGTTGTTTATATTACATGGCTATCCGAAGATAACGCATCTTCAGCAGTGGGCTGAGTCTCTAAAAACGCCTGTCGTTCTTTGCTTTTTATCAGCTGCATCTATGGTAGGTGGCGGAATTTTTCTAATTATTGGATTCCTGACACTCTTAGACACTTTGCCCATTCTCTGCTCAATGATTTTTGCGATATATTTAGACATTTCTGGAAGTAAACCTTTTGTAGCTCAAGATCCATACTTAATTCCAGAAGACCAGTATAAAGGCCCTTTAGGCAAAGGCGAACCGCCAAGTTGGGAAAAAGCGTTTATGTACTGCGTCATGCTAATTGCGATCGCGGTTTTAGGCCCTGGTGCTTATTCCCTAGATACTCTCATTTTTGGACGGTGAACATAGCTATTTTCAGGTAAATATACCTTTTTATGCCGCGCAATGGCGCAAAGAAGAACGCTAAAAATCTAGTATAAATAAGTGAAGCCTGCTGCAATCACTCCTGCCTTGAGGTGGATAACTGTCAAACCCTAGTCCTCGAAGGAGTGAAACTGTATGAGGATAATATTCTATTAATGTTCAGTGTCAATTTAGA
Protein-coding sequences here:
- a CDS encoding WecB/TagA/CpsF family glycosyltransferase, with the protein product MVARVPLPTKKVLDFPITALRFDLQIQTILKWASRRESKSVYVANVHMLIEAHWNPEFATVLRNADIVTPDGMPLVWMMRKMGASHQDRVAGMDIFLALCQRTQTQNLSIFFVGSQTEILSRMQKRLEKEFPQMKIAAMEPLPFRPLTETEDEALVKKINSSGASAVLVSLGCPKQENWIAQHKGKIQAVMIGLGGVFPVYAGIHKRAPRIIRDLGLEWLYRWIQEPRRLCSRYAKTIPLFLWLATKQLLSSSRIAAVFLHETGD
- a CDS encoding GMC oxidoreductase, with product MNITEHYDIIIIGTGAGGGTLAHRLAPTGKKILVLERGDFLPREKANWIPEEVYQKNRYHTDEEWYNKEGKAFKPQTGYWVGGNTKLYGAALIRLRERDFERVIHKGGISPEWPLKYSDFEPYYTQAEKLYDVHGQEGEDPTEPPRSEPYPYPPVSHEPDMESLAEGIRELGYYPFHLPLGLKLNESDRTKSPCIRCDTFDGYPCLVDAKADADVNAIRPTREMYANFTLLTNAKVLRLHTSESGREVTSVETEIAGERHWFAGDIVVVACGSVNSAALLLRSANDKHPNGLANSSAQVGRNFMKQLETAIVSIHLEVNRANFQKTIAVNDFYWGEPDFPYPMGMVQNTGNVLADMIPAEAPPLMAPFVKLIPQYERHLLAERSVGWWLQTEDLPDPNNRISVVGDKIHVEYTLNNTEASDRLIHRWTSVLKSIPHSAKHALPFSLYPRTNLPEEAVAHQCGTCRFGTDPKTSVLNINCRTHDVDNLYVVDSSFFPSNSGANPTLTIMANALRVGDSIAERLKSQGGT
- a CDS encoding SDR family NAD(P)-dependent oxidoreductase, encoding MDLGLKGKVAVVTGGDSGIGKATAKLLALEGAKVTIIDKTSENLQQATEELRKFGEIFPVQADLTQPKEIEAAKEQILKRFGTVHILVHAAGITGATGDFLELSDEEWYKTIDVDLMATVRTCRAFIGAMREAGWGRVILISSEDALQPYPEEIPYCACKAAVLNLAKNLSKAYAKDGVLVNAVSPAYIATSMTDAMMEKRSKELGVSFDEAVNSFLDEQRPHIELKRRGKPEEVAAVIAFLCSEQSSFVVGSNYRVDGGSVASL
- a CDS encoding SMP-30/gluconolactonase/LRE family protein, encoding MAKTIEIYDDRLRAIVSLDASLQKLANGAVHSEGPVYFHEDNSVVWSDAHGNRLLRWSPSDDVSVLRDPSDYQSGNYRDLEGRLVACSSGLRAIIRREHNGEWKVLVDRYQGKRLNSPNDLVVKSDGTIWFTDPPYGITEPNQGYGGEQEQPGNFVYRFDSVTGEIYPVVTDMMRPNGLAFSPDESLLYVSDTAAFNIPGGPHDICVYEFVGNRHLTNGRVFAVIEPGQPDGFRVDKYGNVFTSSEDSVQIYAPDGTQLGKILVPETPTNLTFGGNEGDRLFITAGHSLYAIDLNTRGVQQ
- a CDS encoding DoxX family protein, giving the protein MIYKFATGVAIAFFLGSFNFPQLSPHLLSSLSPVYPDGFPGLALFLLRVSLGWLFILHGYPKITHLQQWAESLKTPVVLCFLSAASMVGGGIFLIIGFLTLLDTLPILCSMIFAIYLDISGSKPFVAQDPYLIPEDQYKGPLGKGEPPSWEKAFMYCVMLIAIAVLGPGAYSLDTLIFGR